From Helicoverpa armigera isolate CAAS_96S chromosome 17, ASM3070526v1, whole genome shotgun sequence, one genomic window encodes:
- the LOC110374362 gene encoding arrestin domain-containing protein 17: MGIKEANIYLDNQWNTYYAGQTINGRIEYVFDSPKKVRGIHVKIKGEAHTEWRESRNEENSEGKTESTDTMHTGHEEYFQVSYYLLGSNSGNEIEIPAGKQVYNFTCTLPPVLPSSFEGQYGYIRYTVKVTLDRPWKFDQETKMAFTVLNAFDLNLNPSYKEPIHIQLEKTFCCFCCASPPLSVDVRAPVSGYVPGQKIPIRVEIENKSNVQLHLVKMFLRKVVTYRATSPTNQTKKIKDIVLTIQEGPAPAGTTKSWDLVMEVPPIPPSDLVNCNIIDLDYDFKVECVVSGMHLNMSGKKYIAIGTVPLVGMVGQAVPTAPVTDAVANGDSGPYSPSQPAVLPVSPGQPYAPSAPGAPGGEAGAPGGWVVPGAPPEQPPYQSLYPTLSNPVYKESPYTARTIQERGESNHMMIRGPTNFAPYYPTYAAVQPPPLPQ, encoded by the exons ATGGGAATCAAAGAAGCGAATATTTATTTGGATAACCAATGGAACACGTACTACGCCGGGCAAACTATTAATGGAAGAATAGAATATGTGTTTGATAGCCCTAAGAAAGTTCGAG GTATTCATGTCAAGATTAAAGGAGAAGCGCACACTGAGTGGCGTGAGAGTAGAAATGAAGAAAATTCCGAAGGGAAGACAGAATCTACTGATACCATGCACACAGGTCATGAGGAGTACTTCCAGGTCTCATACTATTTGCTGGGCAGCAATTCAG GCAATGAAATAGAAATTCCTGCTGGTAAACAAGTGTACAACTTTACTTGTACCCTGCCTCCCGTGCTGCCTTCGTCATTCGAAGGTCAATATGGCTACATCCGGTATACAGTCAAGGTCACCCTGGATAGGCCTTGGAAGTTTGACCAAGAGACAAAGATGGCTTTCACTGTGCTTAATGCATTTGATTTGAATCTCAACCCGTCTTATAAG GAACCAATCCACATTCAACTGGAGAAGACATTCTGCTGCTTCTGTTGTGCGTCTCCGCCGCTGTCGGTAGACGTGCGAGCACCGGTGTCCGGCTATGTTCCCGGTCAGAAGATACCCATCAGAGTAGAGATTGAAAACAAGAGCAATGTGCAGCTGCATCTTGTTAAGATGTTCTTGAGAAAG gtGGTGACATACAGGGCTACATCACCTACGAACCAAACGAAGAAAATCAAAGATATAGTTCTAACAATACAAGAAGGGCCCGCCCCAGCTGGCACAACAAAGAGCTGGGATTTGGTTATGGAAGTGCCCCCCATTCCGCCTTCCGATCTTGTCAACTGTAACATTATCGATTTGGATTACGACTTCAAG GTGGAATGTGTAGTATCAGGCATGCATTTGAACATGAGCGGCAAGAAGTACATTGCCATCGGTACGGTGCCTCTAGTCGGCATGGTGGGACAAGCGGTGCCAACCGCCCCGGTGACTGATGCCGTGGCGAACGGAGACTCGGGACCTTATTCGCCGAGCCAGCCAGCTGTGCTGCCTGTCAGTCCCGGACAGCCTTAC GCACCTTCAGCCCCGGGCGCTCCAGGCGGCGAGGCGGGCGCGCCGGGCGGGTGGGTCGTACCCGGCGCCCCGCCGGAACAGCCGCCATACCAGTCCTTGTACCCGACTTTAT CCAACCCAGTTTACAAAGAATCTCCATACACTGCGCGCACAATTCAAGAACGGGGTGAATCTAACCACATGATGATAAGAGGGCCGACCAACTTCGCTCCGTACTATCCTACTTACGCAGCCGTCCAGCCTCCGCCATTACCTCAGTAA
- the LOC110374361 gene encoding LOW QUALITY PROTEIN: regulator of nonsense transcripts 1 (The sequence of the model RefSeq protein was modified relative to this genomic sequence to represent the inferred CDS: deleted 2 bases in 1 codon) — protein MSVDAYGPSSQTLTFLDTEEADLIGADTQGSEFEFTDFTLPSQSQTQASQHDHGLTSSNQVNGLGRSDLSSKISNVTNAIAELQFEEEDEALYSKELPDHACKYCGIHDPATVVMCNICNKWFCNGRGNTSGSHIINHLVRAKHKEAALHRDGPLGETLLECYSCGARNVFVLGFIPAKADSVVVLLCRQPCAAQSSLKDMNWDQEQWKPLISDRAFLSWLVKVPSEAEQMRARQVTPQQIGRLEELWRDNVDATFQDLEKPGVDEEPHQVLLRYEDGYQYQNIFGPLVKLEADYDKRLKESQTQEGIEVRWDVGLNKKTIAYFTLAKTDSDMKLMHGDELRLRYVGELHKAWSGVGHVIKVPDNYGDDVGLELKSGAGAPLDCTSNFVVDFIWKSTSFDRMQLALRKFAVDDSSVSGYIYRRLLGHEVEEVLFRVHLPKHFSAPNLPDLNRSQVYAVKHALQRPLSLIQGPPGTGKTVTSATIVYQLVRQNSGPVLVCAPSNTAVDQLTEKIHRTGLKVVRLCAKSREAMESSVSFLALHEQARALGSADSELRKLTRLKEEAGELSAADERRYRALRRAAERRLLDAADVVCTTCVGAGDPRVARMRFQSILIDEGMQSTEPECMVPVVLGARQLILVGDHCQLGPVVMCKKAAKAGLSQSLFERLVVLGIRPFRLEVQYRMHPELSRFPSDFFYEGSLQNGVSAEERRLHKIDFPWPRPDRPMFFYVTQGQEEIAGSGTSYLNRTEAANVEKLTTRFLKAGVRPEQIGIITPYEGQRSYLVQHMQYQGSLHAKLYQEIEVASVDAFQGREKDIIIMSCVRSNEHQGIGFLSDPRRLNVALTRAKYGLIVVGNPKVLSKQPLWNHLLAFYKERRVLTEGPLSNLKESAIQFAKPKKLVNAQNPGSHFMSTSMFDAREAMVPGSVYDRARPLRDPLAYVGPERAALLPVLPAAFAAHRGLPRPPLAPARAARRRPPRLSQEPLSQQPPLSLSQGASQPDFSQESAAPDCPSQPDGLLSQDSTYQGGFRARCSQY, from the exons ATGAGTGTGGACGCTTATGGCCCGAGCTCACAAACACTCACGTTTTTGGACACTGAGGAAGCGGATCTTATTGGGGCTGATACTCAGGGCTCCGAATTCGAATTTACTGACTTCACCCTTCCTTCGCAAAGCCAAACACAGGCTTCCCAACATGACCATGGGTTGACATCTTCAAATCAG GTGAATGGTTTGGGTCGTTCCGATTTATCATCCAAAATTTCTAATGTGACTAATGCCATCGCGGAATTGCAATTTGAGGAAGAAGATGAGGCCTTGTACAGCAAGGAGTTGCCTGACCACGCGTGCAAGTACTGTGGCATTCATGATCCTGCCACTGTTGTCATGTGCAATATTTGCAACAAGTG GTTCTGCAATGGACGTGGCAACACGTCAGGCTCGCACATCATCAACCATTTAGTGCGTGCCAAGCATAAGGAAGCCGCCTTGCACAGAGATGGTCCACTCGGAGAGACATTGCTTGAATGCTACTCTTGCGGTGCCAGGAATGTATTTGTTCTTGGCTTCATACCAGCTAAGGCGGACTCTGTTGTTGTGTTGCTATGCAG ACAACCCTGTGCGGCTCAAAGCTCCTTGAAGGATATGAACTGGGATCAGGAGCAATGGAAACCATTGATAT cTGACCGAGCCTTTCTATCCTGGCTGGTGAAAGTGCCTTCTGAGGCTGAGCAGATGAGAGCTCGTCAG GTGACTCCGCAGCAAATTGGCCGCCTTGAAGAATTGTGGCGCGACAACGTGGATGCTACCTTCCAAGATTTGGAAAAGCCTGGCGTCGATGAGGAACCTCATCAAGTGTTGTTGAG atACGAAGATGGCTACCAATACCAAAACATCTTTGGTCCGCTAGTGAAGCTTGAAGCGGACTATGACAAGAGGCTGAAGGAGTCTCAAACTCAGGAGGGCATTGAAGTTCGCTGGGATGTAGGCCTCAACAAGAAGACCATTGCATACTTTACGCTCGCTAAAACTGATAGCGATATGAAACTGATGCATGGTGATGAGCTGAGATTGAG gtatgtaggtGAGCTGCATAAAGCGTGGTCGGGCGTCGGCCACGTGATCAAGGTGCCGGATAACTACGGCGATGACGTCGGCCTGGAACTAAAGAGCGGCGCCGGCGCACCTTTAGACTGCACCTCCAACTTCGTAGTCGATTTTATATGGAAGAGCACTTCCTTTGACAG GATGCAACTAGCTCTGCGCAAGTTTGCCGTGGACGATTCTTCGGTGTCAGGCTACATTTACCGCCGTCTCTTAGGACATGAAGTTGAAGAGGTCCTGTTCCGTGTTCATCTGCCGAAGCACTTCAGCGCTCCCAACTTGCCTGATCTCAACCGATCTCAG GTTTATGCAGTAAAACATGCTCTGCAGCGTCCTCTCTCGCTCATCCAAGGCCCGCCAGGAACAGGTAAAACTGTGACCTCAGCTACGATTGTGTACCAACTCGTTAGGCAGAATAGTGGCCCAGTACTCGTCTGTGCTCCGTCGAACACTGCCGTCGACCAACTCACGGAGAAGATTCATAGAACTGGCCTCAAAGTCGTCCGACTTTGCGCCAAATCTCGTGAAGCTATGGAGTCTTCTGTTTCTTTCTTGGCACTCCACGAGCAAGCTAGAGCCTTAGGATCAGCAGACAGCGAGCTGAGGAAATTGACCAGATTGAAGGAAGAAGCTGGAGAATTATCCGCCGCTGATGAGAGGAGGTACCGTGCGCTACGTCGCGCCGCTGAGCGACGTCTGCTCGACGCGGCTGACGTCGTGTGCACCACGTGCGTCGGCGCCGGGGACCCGCGCGTCGCCCGCATGCGCTTCCAGTCCATCCTCATCGATGAAGGCATGCAGTCTACTGAACCTGAGTGCATGGTGCCTGTCGTGTTGGGCGCCAGGCAGCTCATCCTCGTCGGAGATCATTGCCAGCTTGGCCCGGTAGTCATGTGCAAGAAAGCGGCTAAGGCCGGACTCAGCCAGAGTCTTTTCGAGCGTTTGGTTGTCCTTGGCATCCGTCCATTCCGCCTTGAAGTCCAATATCGTATGCACCCTGAACTATCGCGGTTCCCTTCTGATTTCTTCTATGAGGGGTCTCTGCAAAACGGAGTGAGTGCAGAGGAACGTCGTTTGCATAAAATTGATTTCCCCTGGCCAAGGCCTGACCGCCCTATGTTCTTCTATGTTACGCAAGGACAAGAGGAGATTGCTGGATCAGGGACATCTTATTTGAATAGAACTGAAGCCGCTAATGTGGAAAAGCTAACAACAAGATTTTTGAAAGCGGGCGTGCGTCCCGAGCAGATCGGAATCATTACACCTTACGAGGGACAACGATCGTACCTCGTGCAGCATATGCAGTATCAAGGTAGCTTACATGCTAAACTGTACCAAGAGATAGAAGTAGCCAGTGTAGATGCCTTCCAAGGCAGAGAAAAGGATATAATCATCATGTCCTGTGTACGATCTAATGAACATCAAGGAATCGGCTTTTTGAGCGACCCACGTCGTCTCAACGTAGCCCTCACCCGCGCCAAGTATGGGCTTATTGTGGTCGGCAACCCTAAGGTATTAAGTAAACAGCCGTTGTGGAACCATTTGCTAGCTTTCTACAAAGAACGTCGCGTTCTCACCGAGGGACCACTTTCCAACCTAAAAGAGTCTGCGATTCAGTTCGCGAAACCAAAGAAGCTGGTGAATGCTCAAAACCCGGGTTCACACTTCATGTCGACGTCGATGTTCGACGCGCGCGAGGCGATGGTGCCGGGCTCGGTGTACGACCGCGCGCGGCCGCTGCGCGACCCGCTGGCCTACGTGGGCCCCGAGCGCGCCGCGCTGCTGCCCGTGCTGCCG GCCGCCTTCGCCGCGCACCGCGGCCTGCCGCGCCCGCCGCTggcgcccgcccgcgccgcccgccgccgcccgccgcgcctgTCGCAGGAGCCGCTGTCGCAGCAGCCGCCGCTGTCGCTGTCGCAGGGCGCGTCGCAGCCGGACTTCAGCCAGGAGTCGGCGGCGCCCGACTGCCCGTCGCAGCCCGACGGGCTGCTGTCGCAGGACTCCACGTACCAGGGCGGGTTCCGAGCGCGCTGCAGCCAGTACTGA
- the LOC110374380 gene encoding UDP-GlcNAc:betaGal beta-1,3-N-acetylglucosaminyltransferase-like protein 1, with translation MADISVIIPIHNGEKWIDNCMKSIASQSVLNTTKRLEIAVYNDGSTDKTKELLEKWQDYFTSRGVGFMIAGGITSKGVGAAKNCAVKISSGKFLCFQDIDDIMHPHRIYLQWKAAKSNQNALIGSKISRLPINSTPRYSHWANSLTKTQLKKQIYTSNGPTLLMPTWFCHRSVYDKVGGFVETGRGTPEDLIFFYEHLDAGGDLQKVDKELLVYVYHEGAATFSVKREQIWKIQLDRIQKHVLPYWDHFTVWNAGKAGRRLVRSLSPNNLNKVVAFCDVDKNKIGHCVELYCPIERKVIIKLPVIHFAEAKPPLLICIKLDLSNGEFEKNLESLNLVEGNDYVLFS, from the coding sequence atggctGATATTTCTGTAATTATACCTATTCATAATGGTGAGAAATGGATTGATAATTGCATGAAGTCAATAGCTAGCCAATCTGTTCTAAACACTACAAAAAGACTGGAAATTGCTGTATACAATGATGGCAGTACTGATAAAACTAAAGAACTGTTAGAGAAATGGCAAGATTACTTCACATCACGGGGTGTAGGCTTTATGATAGCAGGAGGCATAACATCAAAAGGAGTTGGAGCTGCAAAAAATTGTGCTGTTAAAATAAGTTCTGGTAAATTCCTATGCTTTCAAGATATTGATGATATTATGCATCCACACAGAATATATTTACAGTGGAAAGCTGCAAAATCTAATCAAAATGCACTTATTGGAAGCAAAATATCTAGATTACCTATAAATTCAACTCCTCGCTATTCTCATTGGGCTAATAGTCTTACTAAAACTCAGCTGAAGAAACAAATATATACTTCTAATGGGCCTACTCTCCTGATGCCAACTTGGTTCTGCCATAGATCAGTTTATGATAAGGTTGGAGGTTTTGTTGAAACTGGGCGTGGAACACCCGAAgatctgatatttttttatgaacatttaGATGCTGGTGGAGATTTACAAAAGGTGGATAAGGAACTTTTAGTGTATGTTTACCATGAAGGTGCAGCTACATTTTCTGTTAAAAGAGAACAGATCTGGAAAATACAACTTGACAGAATACAAAAGCATGTTTTACCATATTGGGATCATTTTACAGTATGGAATGCAGGAAAGGCTGGTAGAAGATTAGTTCGCTCATTGAGCCCTAATAACTTGAATAAAGTTGTTGCCTTCTGTGatgtagacaaaaataaaataggtcaTTGTGTTGAGCTGTATTGTCCTATTGAAagaaaagtaattataaaactaCCTGTAATTCATTTTGCTGAGGCAAAACCGcctttattaatatgtattaaactAGATCTAAGTAATggggaatttgaaaaaaatctcgaATCGTTGAATCTCGTTGAAGGAAATGATTATGTTTTATTCAGTTGA